The Halomicronema hongdechloris C2206 genome includes a window with the following:
- a CDS encoding chlorophyll a/b-binding protein codes for MKRAIRLNNFAVEPKVYGDDHQRFGFNRYAEQLNGRLAMIGFVSALLFEALTGQGVFGWLTRL; via the coding sequence CTGAAGCGGGCAATCCGCCTGAATAATTTTGCGGTTGAGCCTAAAGTTTATGGCGATGACCATCAGCGATTTGGCTTCAACCGATATGCCGAGCAGCTGAATGGCCGCTTGGCCATGATCGGGTTTGTCTCGGCCCTCCTGTTTGAAGCCCTGACTGGTCAAGGGGTGTTTGGCTGGCTGACGCGGCTTTAG
- a CDS encoding M56 family metallopeptidase has translation MRLLWPRPQGSWPQRWWSTLQGFSLPPLLLLTMALAVLGMGGHGHMLGLPVSHGGCGLALLWWGIALGHLVWAGGQMVRSHQQTKHLPVLALADDHPVSILPVAIPYAAQTGIWQPKTLLSQGLLQELNQEELSAVLAHEAAHCHYQDPFWFFWLGWLRRWSGWLPRSEDFWQDLLLLRELRADQWASQRVDPLLLASVLVKLAAMQQSLAIPGAISLHEASLNRLEERVDALLNAAATDSVDSPASVFPYPGWSMALLPLLTILLHQ, from the coding sequence ATGCGTCTGCTTTGGCCGCGACCTCAGGGATCTTGGCCACAGCGCTGGTGGTCTACCCTGCAAGGATTCTCCCTACCGCCGCTGTTGCTCTTGACGATGGCTTTGGCGGTCTTGGGCATGGGGGGACATGGCCACATGCTAGGTCTGCCGGTCAGCCATGGGGGCTGTGGTTTGGCCTTGCTATGGTGGGGCATTGCCCTAGGGCACTTAGTCTGGGCTGGCGGACAAATGGTGCGATCGCATCAGCAGACAAAGCACTTACCAGTCCTAGCCCTAGCCGACGATCATCCTGTCAGCATTTTGCCCGTAGCCATTCCCTATGCCGCTCAAACAGGCATCTGGCAACCAAAAACCCTCCTCAGTCAAGGGCTCTTGCAGGAGCTCAACCAGGAAGAACTCTCAGCTGTCCTAGCCCACGAAGCGGCCCACTGCCACTACCAAGATCCCTTCTGGTTTTTCTGGCTAGGCTGGCTCAGGCGCTGGAGTGGCTGGTTACCTCGTAGTGAAGACTTTTGGCAAGACCTGCTACTACTGCGAGAGCTGCGGGCCGATCAGTGGGCTAGCCAACGGGTCGATCCTCTACTGCTGGCTAGCGTGCTCGTCAAATTAGCGGCTATGCAGCAATCGCTGGCCATTCCCGGCGCCATCTCACTACACGAGGCTTCTCTTAACCGTTTAGAAGAGCGAGTCGATGCCCTGCTAAACGCTGCTGCTACTGACTCAGTCGATAGTCCTGCCTCAGTTTTTCCTTATCCTGGGTGGTCTATGGCCCTACTTCCCTTGCTGACAATTTTGTTGCACCAGTGA